The sequence TCCCGAGTGTATCGAAAGGGCATACACTGATGCCTCTCAGGTTGTCGAACTGAACCTACTTCAATGATACTAAATCAGGGAAGTGGGCGCGTGTCAACGCAATCAATCACCGAATTTCGTGATTCTTACCCTGTATGTTGATGGTTTGACACAGATCGCGAGGTCTCTATAATGAATCGCCTTTGTCAATGCCGGATACAAGGAGAAAATTCGATGGGCATGACCGATTATCTGTTTTCATCCGAGTCGGTTACAGAGGGACACCCGGACAAGGTATCCGATCAGATATCCGACGCGATACTCGACGCGATCATCGAACAGGACAAGAACGGTCGCGTGGCCTGCGAGACGATGGTGACGACCGGCATGGCGATCATCGCCGGCGAGATCACCACCACGGGCTACGTGGATATGCCGGCGACCGTCCGCGAGACCATCAAGCAGATCGGCTACACCGACGCCTCGATGGGCTTTGATTGTAAGACCTGCGCCGTGCTGACCAGCATCGACAAGCAGTCGCCCGACATCTCCCAGGGCGTGACCGAGGGCCAGGGACTGTTCGCAGAACAGGGCGCCGGAGACCAGGGGATTATGTTCGGCTACGCGTGCAACGATACCCCCGAGCTGATGCCGATGACGATCAGCCTGGCGCATCGGCTTACCGAGCAATTGGCCGCAGTGCGCAAACAGGGCACGCTGCCCTGGCTGCGCCCCGACGGCAAGAGCCAGGTCTCGGTGCGCTACGTGGACAACAAGCCGGTCTACGTCGACTCGGTGATTATCGCCACCCAGCACTCGCCCGAAGTGAGCTACGACGACATTGTCCAGGGCGTGCGCAGCGAGGTGATCGACAAGATCGTCCCGGCCTCATTGATGGACGCCAAGACCAAGTTCTACATCAACGCCACCGGACGTTTCGTGATCGGTGGGCCCCAGGGCGACTGCGGCGTGACCGGCCGCAAGATCGTGGTCGACTCGTACGGCGGATGGGGCTCCCACGGCGGCGGCGCCTTCTCGGGCAAGGACCCGTCCAAGGTCGACCGCACGGCCTCGTACATGGCGCGCTACGCCGCCAAGAACGTGGTCGCCGCCGGGCTGGCCGACCGTTGCGAAGTACAGCTGGCTTACGTCATCGGCGTATCCGATCCGCTGTCGGTCAACGTGCATACCTACGGCACGAGCAAGATCGATCCGGACAAGATCGCCAAGCTGATCCGTGAGATTTTCCCGCTCAAGCCGCGACCGATGATCGAACACCTGGACATGCTGCGTCCGATATTCCGCAAGACCGCGTCCTACGGACACTTCGGCCGCGAGCTGCCCGAGTTCACCTGGGAGCGCACAGATAAGGCCGCCGAGCTGAAATCAGCCGCAGGACTGTAGGAGAAGCAATGGCCGTTTACGACGTTAAAGATCTCAATTTGGCCGCCAAGGGGCGCAACCGCATCGAGTGGGCCGAACGCACGATGCCCGTGCTGCGGCAGATCCGCGAGCGCTTTGAGCTCGAAAAACCGCTGCAGGGCGCGACGCTGGGCGCCTGCCTGCACGTCACCACCGAGACCGGTGTGCTGGCGCGTACGCTGGCCGCGGGCGGCGCCACGGTCGGGCTGTGCGCCTCAAATCCGCTCTCGACCCAGGACGACGTTGCAGCCTGTCTCGCCGAAGAGGGGATCAACATCTTCGCGATCAGGGGCGAGGATAACGAGACCTACTACAGACACATCAACCAAGTGCTCGATATGGGCCCGACGCTGACCATGGACGACGGCGCGGACGTGGTCTCGACGATCCACCAGGAGCGCCGCGATCTGATCGAGAACATCATCGGCGGCACCGAAGAGACCACAACCGGCGTGATCCGGCTGCGGGCGATGGCCGCCGAGGGCGTGCTGGCCTACCCGATCGTCGCGGTCAACGACGCGGACACCAAACATCTGTTCGACAACCGTTACGGCACCGGCCAAAGCAGCATCGACGGCATCCTGCGCTCGACCAACCGGCTGATGGCCGGCTCGGTCTTTGTAGTCGCGGGCTACGGCTGGTGCGGTCGCGGAGTGGCGATGCGCGCCCGCGGCATGGGCGCCCGCGTGGTCGTCACCGAGGTCGATCCGCTACGCGCCCTCGAGGCGGTGATGGACGGCTATCAACTGATGCCAATGGCCCAGGCCGCCCCATTGGGCGACGTGTTCTGCACGCTCACCGGCGACATTCACGTGATCCGCGGCGAGCACTTCGAGCTGATGAAGGACGGCGCCATCGTCTGCAACTCGGGACACTTCAACGTCGAGCTCGACCTGGAGACGCTGGCGGAAATGGCGACGGCCCGCCGCGATGTGCGCGAGTTCGTCGAGGAGTTCAGCATGTCCGACGGCCGCAAGCTCTTTGTGCTGGGCGAGGGCCGACTGATCAACCTCGCCGCGGCCGAGGGGCACCCCAGCTCGGTGATGGACATGAGCTTCGCCAACCAGGCGCTGTGCGCCGAGTACATGCTCAAGAACGCCGCCGAACTGGAGACGCGCGTCTACACCGTGCCCGAGCAGATCGACAAGCAGATCTCCAAGCTCAAGCTCGAGTCGATGGGTGTGAGCATCGACGTGCTGACCGATGAGCAGGTCAAGTACCTCAACTCCTGGAACCAGGGGACCTGATCGGCTGAAGCGACATTTAGAACCTTCAAGGCCCGGCGCTTGCCGGGCCTTTTCATTTTGCTGCGCATGGATAATGCGGGTTGGGGCGCTTGCCTCGAAACAGGCCTGCCGATAATCTGCGGCCGATGAAAAAAATTAAACACTGGTTGCAGGCCATCGGCCTGTTCCGTGGATTTTGGCTGGTGAGCCTGATCCCGGTCTCGACCGGCGCGGCGCTGGCGTGGCACGGAGGCGCACGGTTCAGCGCGCCGCTGTTCGCCCTGACCCTGGCCGGAGTTTGGGCGCTGCACATTGCGGCCAATCTGCTCAACGACTACTACGACCACATCAACGGCACGGATGATCACAACCAGGTAATCACGCCGTTCAGCGGCGGCACGCGGGTGATCCAGCAGGGGCTGCTCCCGGCGCGCTCGCTGCGGCGCGCGGCAATCGGTTGCCAAGTGGCCGGGGTGCTGCTGCTGACGCTCTGCGCCGCAATCAGCGGTCGCTGGTCGATCATGATCTGGGCGCCGCTGGGCGTACTGGGCGGACTGTTCTACTCCGGCGCCGGGCTGTGGCTGATCTCGCGCGGGCTGGGCGAGCTGACCCTGGGCGCGGTGTTCGGCCCGACGCTGGTCAGCCTGGGCTGCTATGTGCAGTCCGGATCGATTAGCAACGCCGCCTGGCTGGCCGGGATCGTCTTCGGCCTGGGCGCAAGCGCCGTGCTGACGATCAACGAGTTCCCCGACGTGCCTGCCGACGAACTGGCGGGCAAACGCACGCTGGTGGTGCGCCTGGGCCGACAACGCGGATTCGCACTCTACGCAACGATGATCGCGCTGATGCCGGTATGCATCCTGCTCGGCGTGGGATTCAGACTGTTCCCCATCGGCTGCCTGGCCGCGCTGATCCCTGCGGCTCTGGGCGCGCTGATCGTTGCGCGCGGCGAGCGGCCGCTGCGCGAGCTGGCCAAACAGATCGCGGCCTCGCGCAACACGATCGTGCTGCACGTGTCCACCTGGGCGCTGTTTCTGGCCGGCATCGGCTCGCACCAAATCGGTCGATGAAACCGGTCGGCCGTTCCGAGCTGCTAGGCGTCTCGGGGCTGTTGCTGCTGCTGATCGCGCTGTTCCTCTCGCCGCTGCTGATCCCCGGCGTGATGCCTTCGGCCTCGGGCATTTTGCACGTTTGGCCGACCTTTGAGATCGACGCGGACTATCGTCCCTACAACGATCTGCCCTCGGACCTGGCGGTGCAGCACGAGCCGTGGACGCATTACGCCCGGCAGCGGTTGGCCCAGGGCGAGCTGCCGCTGTGGAACCCGCACCAGGCCGCGGGCGTGCCGTTCATCGCCAACATGCAATCCGCGGTCTACTCGCCGCTGACCTGGATCGTCTACCTGCTGGGTGACCGCTGGGGGCCGGTGGCGCGCGCCGCGCTGATTCTCTACCTCTCGGGCATGCTGGCCTTCCTGCATTTGCGCGGGCTGGGTTTGGGCCCGCGTCCGGCCCTGGTGGGAATGGTCGGCTGGACCTTTGGCGGGGCCCTGGCGCACTGGCTGTTCTGGCGCAGCTCGTTGTTCGGATTTCTGCTTCCCGGCTCGCTGTACCTTACCGACCGCGCCTTTAAACGGCCGGATAAACTCGCCTCGTGCGCGTTGCTACTAGCGGCGCTGGTGGCCCTGGGAATCACCGCGGGCCACCCCGAGCGGGTGATGCTCTGCGCTGTGGCCGCGGCTGCCAACCTAGTCTATCGCAGCTTGATCTGCGGCCTGCCGTGGCGCGAGCGTGGGCGCGCGATCCTGGGACTTGTGGGCGGAGGGCTCTACGGCGGGCTGCTCTCGTCAGCCGCGCTGCTGCCGTTTATCCAGTACTCGCAAAACAGCGTGGCCTGGGTCTCGCGCGCCGGGGGCTACGCCGCGGGCCTGCTGCCCAAGTCCGCGGCCGTGCTGTTGTTCGCGCCGGATCTCTACGGCAATCGCGGGCTGTGGTTCAGCATCGATTGGTCCGCGCCGTGGACCAACGATTGCGAGGCGCTCAACGCGGTTGTCGGCCTGGCGCTGCTGATGCTCGCGGCAATCGGGCTGCGCCGCGGCAGGGCGGGGCGTTGGTTTTATTTTGCGTTGGCAGTGGGCGCGGCGCTGTTGGCCTACGGCGTGTGGCCCGCCTGGCCGCTGGCCAATCAGCTACCCCTGCTCGATCGCATGGCCCTTGGCCGCTTCAGCGCGCTGTTGGCCTACGCGCTGGTGGTGCTGGCCGTCATGGCCCTGCAGGATTTGGCGCAGGGAAAGTACGACCCGCTTTCCGGGCCCTCGCTGGTGCGCATCGGCGCGCTGTTCAGCGTTGGAGCGCTGCTCGTGGCCTGGAATCTGCTCAACGTCGATCGCTTTGTGCGCTCGCCGGGGATCCAAACCTGGTGGGTCGGCTGCGCCGTGCTTGCCGCGTTGAGTGCCGTAATCTGCCTCTGGCTGCTGCGCGGCATCGGCCGCAACAGCGGCTGGGCCTGGGTCGGACTGGTAGTGTTGGTGTTCCTCGAGACCGGCGGGCGCTGGGCCGGGTTCTCACCGCAGGTGCCCGATGAACTGTATTTTCCGCGCACAGCCGCGGTCGAACAACTGCGCGCTGCTGCCGGTCGCGGACGTTTCGCGGCGGTGGGATTGGCCAACCCGTTTGCGCCCAACCTGGCTACCGAGTACGGGCTGCGCGACGTCAAGGTCTACGACAACCTGGAGATCATGGAGTACCGCGTGCTGTTCGACGAACGGATCGAACATTTCAGCACTGGTCAGATCACCCAGCGCTTTGACCTTGACGCGCTAAGCGTGCTCGGGGTTCAGGCGGTCCTGGCGGTCAACGAGGACCCGGCGACCCTGGCGACGGCCGACGCCTCGCGCCTCGAGCCATACTACGCGGGTCGCGGCGTGTTCATCAGTCGCAATCCCGAGGCCCTGCCACGAGCGTTTTTTGTCAGCGCCGCGCGTCAAATTGCGAGCCCGGCCGACGTGTTCGAGCGCGACGCTCAGGGCCTGATCGCACGCCGCGCAGTGCTGTTGCAGCAGGCGCAGCCGCCGTTGCAGCCGATTCCACTCGAGTCCATCGATGCAGTACGCTGGCTGCGCGACACACCGGAGCTGGTGCAGCTTGAGGTCGATGCGCCACGGCGAGGCTGGCTGGTGCTGCTCGACTCGTACTTTCCAGATTGGTGCGTGCTGGTAGACGGCGAGCAAGCAACGCTGCTGCGCGCAAACCTGGCGTTCCGCGCGGTGGCGATCGAGGCCGGCCGTCACGTGGTGCGCTTCGAGTATCGGCCGCGCTGGGTTTACCTCGGGCTGCTGCTCAGCGCTCTGGCCACGCTGATTTGGCTGGCGGCGGCTGCGACCTGCGTGCTGCGCGGTCGACGGATGACAAGCGGCGACTAGCGCACTAACATCCACGACCATGGATGATCGAACCATCGCCGTTGTCGGCGGCGGTCCGGCGGGCGCCTACCTGGCGCATTTGCTCGGGGCTGCCGGTGCGCGCGTGGACCTCTACGAACCGCGCGGCGCGTGGGAAAAACCCTGCGGCGGCGGCGTGCCGCCCAAAGTGCGCCAGCTGATCCCCGAGGCCGCGAGCTACGGCGGACCGCGCAATGTAGTGGACACCGGCGTGTTCATCAGCCCGCGCGGAATCGAGATGAGCTTTCGCTCCGGGCGACCGCTGTGGATCGTGCCGCGCCTTGATTTCAACAAGCATTTTCTCAACCTGGCGCGGCAACACGCGGGCGTGGCGATCCATCGTCTGCGGGTCAGGGCGGTCCGGCGCGACGGCGATGGCTGGGTGCTGCACTGCGGCAAGGGCGAGCGGCCGCGACGCGCGGACTTCCTGGTGGCTGCCGACGGCGCGAGCTCGCTGGTGCGCAGGTCCGTGCTCGGAGCGCTGGGCCGCCGCAACCTGACGACCTGTTTTGGATTTCTCACCGATCCGCCGGACGACCCCACGCGCGCGGTCAGCCAGTTTCTCCCCGGATCGGGCTACATCTGGGCCTACCCGCGGCCGGACCGGATGTGCGTGGGCGCGGGCACCTGGGGCTCGGCGCGTTCGCTGGATCGGGTAGTGCGGCGCTTTATCGATCAGCGTTTTCCCGGCATTAAAATTCGCTCGCGCTGGTCGGCGCTGATCCCGTTCGTGCACGAACCGGAACTCTACGACCGGCCCTGCTCAGGCGAGCGCTTCGCCGCGTTGGGCGACGCCGCGGGCTGGGTCGACGCGATCACCGGCGAGGGGATCCTCTACGCGCTGTGGGGCGCGCGGCTGCTGGCGCAACGATTAATCGAGGACCGTCCGTTGCTGTTCGACGATGACTGGCGCGACGCCTTTGGCCGCGAGCTGCGGCGCGTATCCCAGATGGGCCTGCGCTTCTACCGGCCGGAGAACATCGAACGCGCTTTTAGCCTGGCCGCGCGCTCGCGCACGCTGGGCGAACTGGTGGCGCAGATCATGACCGATCAGCCCGAGTACAGTCGGGTGCCGATGATGTTCGCCCGCCGACTGCCGCTGGTGGCCCTGGACCTGCTGCGGGGCAGACGATGAACCGTCGCGAATGGTCGGTGGCGGCGCTGTTGGGAGCGGCGTTCTCGTTCTACGTGGTTTTCGACCAGTACGGCCTGCTGGGCTGGGCCCAAAGCGCGTTGGGTGTGGACGTGTGGGGCATGGCGCCGCTGCTTGGTTGCCTGGTGGTCTGCGGAGCGCTGAGCGCCGTGGCCGCGTCGCGGGCGATCGTCGCGCTGCGGCCGGGATTCGCGGCGCAGATCAAGCTGATTGCCACGGCCCAACTCGCCGAAGGGATCGTCGGACTGTTGTGCTTGGCCGCGGACTCGCGCGCAGAGCTGTTGTGGCCGTTGGCCGCGCTCGGAGTCGTGCAGGGCGTGCACATCGTGCTGATCCTCGGGTTGCTAAACAGTGCCACGCGTCCGGCGCGGCTGGGCTGGTCAGCGGGCGTGGCCGCGGGCATCGCCTATTTGCTTGCTAATTTGCTGACGGCGGTCTTCCCTGACGATCCGCGCGGCCTGTGCCTCGCGGCCTGCGTGCTGAGTCTGGTTGTGGGCTTGCTCGCGGCCCTGGCAGTGGAGCAATCGTTGCCGCAGGTGGAACTGCGCGAGCTCAATCGGGAGCCGGGAGGCCGCTCGCTGATCGCCGTGCTGCTGCTGGTGGTGGTACTCGACAGCGCGCTGTGGCAGGTGCTGACCTCCCTGGGCGGCGGCGTGGCCTTGGGGCCCCAATCTCCGCGCGAACTGTGGCTGCTCAATGGGTTGCTGCACCTGGCCGCGGCAATCGTTGGGGGGCTGCTCTGGCCGCTGCTCGGGTCGCGTCGCCTGGCCGCGCTCGGCGGACTGCTGATCGGCCTGAGCGCGGCGCTGGTGGCTTGGTCCCCGGACAACGCGCCGCTGTGGGGCGTGCTGCTGCTGCAAAGCGCGTCGGTCGGGATCTACTCGGTGGCGCTCTATGCCGCGTGGTCCGAGCTTGGGCTGCGGGCCGTGGGGCCGGGCATCGCCCTGGTCGGCTTTGTCGGATCTCCGTTGGGCGTGGGCCTGGGAATGTTGCTGGGACGCTTCCCGCGCCTCGGATTGTGGCTGCTGGCGCTGTGTGCGATCTGCGTCGGACTCGGTTTTCTCATACGGCCGACATCGCGCAGTACAGATCGCTGACTAAAGCTGATGGATAATTCGGGCTTGACTGCACGCTGCGAGGGGGTGATAATTTAGTCGCCTGCCTGTGTGGTCGGACAGCGAGTAAGCGGTTGACCGGCCTTTCCTCCCTATGTTAGCGTGATTTAGGCGTAATACGATTACGCATTCGACGGAAGGGCAGAAAAATGTATCGCAAACTCCTGTTGATATCGATCATGATGGCACTGCTGGCCGTGCCGATGAGCATCATCGCCGGACAGATTCCCTCTCCTGTGCCGCCCAAACCGCCTCCGATCCAGAGCACCTACCCCTTCGGCCCCGAGGAGACGGTCTACGGCGTGACTGTGCAGGAGGGCTGGTTTAAGAAGATGCACATCCAGCACGATTGGCATTACGCCTACTACATGAACTGCCACACCGTGTCCAAGCACTTCCTCAATCGCTATGGTAACGGCCAGATGGTGAAGATCGATGACGCGCTGGATGAAACCAACTCGCTGGACATCATCAACATCTCGAGCCACTACGATTGGTCGCGCATCGCGCTGAGCGCGTTCACCGGCTCCAACTACTGTTCGGTAACGATTACCGAGCGACCCTAGAACCGCAACGCAGCTGATACACGACGGGGGACCCGCTTGGGTCCCCCGTTTTTTTTCATCGATGAAATATTGGTTGGCTAACAGCCGTCACCAAGCAGCATTCCCAGGTCGCCCCGGCCCTGGCGCACGACCTCCATCGGTCCGTTGACAAAGCTGATGATCGTGCTCGGCTGGGGTTCGACCAGGCCGACGTTGAGCATCAGGTCGATGGCGTTGCCGAACGCCTGCTCGATCTCGCCGACGCTGGCGAGCAGTCCGCCGTCAGGGTCGCGGGCCGAGGTAGAGAGGATCGGCTCGCCCAAAAACGCCAGCAGCCGCTGGCAGGTCGGCTCGTCGGGCACGCGGATACCGACCTCTTTGCGCTTGGTCAGCACCTTGCGCGGCGCGGGTTTTTTAGCCTCGAGGATGAAGGTGAACGGTCCGGGCAGCAGGCACTTGATCGCGCGGTAGGCCTCGTCGTGCAGGTTGGCGTACTCGGCGATCATCGGCAGGTTGGGCACCAAAATCGACAGCGGACGCGAGATGCTTTTACGTTTGATCTGGTAGAGCTTGTCGATGCCCTTGGAGTTGTCGATGCTCACCGACAGCGCGTAGGTGCTGTCCGTGGGATGGACCACGATCCCTCCGCGTCTTAGCACACCCACCGCCTCGCTCAGCGCGCGATGATCAGGGTGTTCGCGGTGGTAGGTTCGGGTCGTCACTTCGCTCATCGAGCAGCTACCTTTAAAAGGGTGAATAAACGTTGCGATTGTACCGCCGGTTTCAAAGCTGTCAAGGGAGCCGCAGTCCGCGTCGATTGACAAGCCCGGGGGCGATGGCTA comes from Candidatus Alcyoniella australis and encodes:
- a CDS encoding L-threonylcarbamoyladenylate synthase, with the translated sequence MSEVTTRTYHREHPDHRALSEAVGVLRRGGIVVHPTDSTYALSVSIDNSKGIDKLYQIKRKSISRPLSILVPNLPMIAEYANLHDEAYRAIKCLLPGPFTFILEAKKPAPRKVLTKRKEVGIRVPDEPTCQRLLAFLGEPILSTSARDPDGGLLASVGEIEQAFGNAIDLMLNVGLVEPQPSTIISFVNGPMEVVRQGRGDLGMLLGDGC
- a CDS encoding prenyltransferase; amino-acid sequence: MKKIKHWLQAIGLFRGFWLVSLIPVSTGAALAWHGGARFSAPLFALTLAGVWALHIAANLLNDYYDHINGTDDHNQVITPFSGGTRVIQQGLLPARSLRRAAIGCQVAGVLLLTLCAAISGRWSIMIWAPLGVLGGLFYSGAGLWLISRGLGELTLGAVFGPTLVSLGCYVQSGSISNAAWLAGIVFGLGASAVLTINEFPDVPADELAGKRTLVVRLGRQRGFALYATMIALMPVCILLGVGFRLFPIGCLAALIPAALGALIVARGERPLRELAKQIAASRNTIVLHVSTWALFLAGIGSHQIGR
- the metK gene encoding methionine adenosyltransferase, yielding MGMTDYLFSSESVTEGHPDKVSDQISDAILDAIIEQDKNGRVACETMVTTGMAIIAGEITTTGYVDMPATVRETIKQIGYTDASMGFDCKTCAVLTSIDKQSPDISQGVTEGQGLFAEQGAGDQGIMFGYACNDTPELMPMTISLAHRLTEQLAAVRKQGTLPWLRPDGKSQVSVRYVDNKPVYVDSVIIATQHSPEVSYDDIVQGVRSEVIDKIVPASLMDAKTKFYINATGRFVIGGPQGDCGVTGRKIVVDSYGGWGSHGGGAFSGKDPSKVDRTASYMARYAAKNVVAAGLADRCEVQLAYVIGVSDPLSVNVHTYGTSKIDPDKIAKLIREIFPLKPRPMIEHLDMLRPIFRKTASYGHFGRELPEFTWERTDKAAELKSAAGL
- a CDS encoding NAD(P)/FAD-dependent oxidoreductase, encoding MDDRTIAVVGGGPAGAYLAHLLGAAGARVDLYEPRGAWEKPCGGGVPPKVRQLIPEAASYGGPRNVVDTGVFISPRGIEMSFRSGRPLWIVPRLDFNKHFLNLARQHAGVAIHRLRVRAVRRDGDGWVLHCGKGERPRRADFLVAADGASSLVRRSVLGALGRRNLTTCFGFLTDPPDDPTRAVSQFLPGSGYIWAYPRPDRMCVGAGTWGSARSLDRVVRRFIDQRFPGIKIRSRWSALIPFVHEPELYDRPCSGERFAALGDAAGWVDAITGEGILYALWGARLLAQRLIEDRPLLFDDDWRDAFGRELRRVSQMGLRFYRPENIERAFSLAARSRTLGELVAQIMTDQPEYSRVPMMFARRLPLVALDLLRGRR
- a CDS encoding YfhO family protein, giving the protein MKPVGRSELLGVSGLLLLLIALFLSPLLIPGVMPSASGILHVWPTFEIDADYRPYNDLPSDLAVQHEPWTHYARQRLAQGELPLWNPHQAAGVPFIANMQSAVYSPLTWIVYLLGDRWGPVARAALILYLSGMLAFLHLRGLGLGPRPALVGMVGWTFGGALAHWLFWRSSLFGFLLPGSLYLTDRAFKRPDKLASCALLLAALVALGITAGHPERVMLCAVAAAANLVYRSLICGLPWRERGRAILGLVGGGLYGGLLSSAALLPFIQYSQNSVAWVSRAGGYAAGLLPKSAAVLLFAPDLYGNRGLWFSIDWSAPWTNDCEALNAVVGLALLMLAAIGLRRGRAGRWFYFALAVGAALLAYGVWPAWPLANQLPLLDRMALGRFSALLAYALVVLAVMALQDLAQGKYDPLSGPSLVRIGALFSVGALLVAWNLLNVDRFVRSPGIQTWWVGCAVLAALSAVICLWLLRGIGRNSGWAWVGLVVLVFLETGGRWAGFSPQVPDELYFPRTAAVEQLRAAAGRGRFAAVGLANPFAPNLATEYGLRDVKVYDNLEIMEYRVLFDERIEHFSTGQITQRFDLDALSVLGVQAVLAVNEDPATLATADASRLEPYYAGRGVFISRNPEALPRAFFVSAARQIASPADVFERDAQGLIARRAVLLQQAQPPLQPIPLESIDAVRWLRDTPELVQLEVDAPRRGWLVLLDSYFPDWCVLVDGEQATLLRANLAFRAVAIEAGRHVVRFEYRPRWVYLGLLLSALATLIWLAAAATCVLRGRRMTSGD
- the ahcY gene encoding adenosylhomocysteinase; protein product: MAVYDVKDLNLAAKGRNRIEWAERTMPVLRQIRERFELEKPLQGATLGACLHVTTETGVLARTLAAGGATVGLCASNPLSTQDDVAACLAEEGINIFAIRGEDNETYYRHINQVLDMGPTLTMDDGADVVSTIHQERRDLIENIIGGTEETTTGVIRLRAMAAEGVLAYPIVAVNDADTKHLFDNRYGTGQSSIDGILRSTNRLMAGSVFVVAGYGWCGRGVAMRARGMGARVVVTEVDPLRALEAVMDGYQLMPMAQAAPLGDVFCTLTGDIHVIRGEHFELMKDGAIVCNSGHFNVELDLETLAEMATARRDVREFVEEFSMSDGRKLFVLGEGRLINLAAAEGHPSSVMDMSFANQALCAEYMLKNAAELETRVYTVPEQIDKQISKLKLESMGVSIDVLTDEQVKYLNSWNQGT